One part of the Magallana gigas chromosome 5, xbMagGiga1.1, whole genome shotgun sequence genome encodes these proteins:
- the LOC105317485 gene encoding uncharacterized protein, whose amino-acid sequence MLTSSIPRAPFRRTNVTIHPFIIVTVPALLHHTETVKNGERLQLTKKLTSLDHIVDNYPRKNNTTAGKQMLKPSSSKSKTANESNTNIVILVALPVLTICVVLYLAVKLFRMLKPSRSSNLESVDVSTSNKELSLSDYRDQDREAREYHYVSYDEISKRGSYENKSPSQSYVYDVTWF is encoded by the exons ATGTTGACTAGCAGTATCCCACGTGCCCCCTTTAGGAGGACTAATGTCACCATACACCCGTTCATCATTGTTACCGTTCCTGCCTTGTTACATCACACAGAAACCGTAAAAAACGGAGAGCGACTTCAGCTCACGAAGAAGTTGACATCTCTTGATCATATCGTAGACAATTACCCCCGGAAAAATAACACCACGGCTGGGAAACAAATGTTAAAACCATCTTCTTCCAAATCAAAAACTGCAAATG AAAGCAATACCAATATCGTAATTCTAGTGGCGCTTCCGGTTTTGACCATTTGTGTGGTTTTGTACTTAGCAGTCAAGCTCTTTCGGAT GTTAAAACCTTCAAGAAGCAGCAATCTCGAGAGTGTTGATGTGAGTACATCAAACAAGGAATTGTCGCTCTCAGATTACAGGGACCAAGATCGAGAGGCTAGGGAGTACCACTATGTGTCGTACGACGAGATCAGCAAGCGGGGCTCTTATGAAAACAAATCTCCTTCACAGAGTTACGTCTATGACGTCACTTGGTTTTAA
- the LOC136269456 gene encoding A disintegrin and metalloproteinase with thrombospondin motifs adt-2-like — MNSLYAFFLFGLLETGFVAARWSTWDAWGHCSVTCGTGIRYAHRTCSHHGSCSGSTTKTGHCYHHHCPPVNGYLTAWRHWGSCSATCEGTRKRTRLCHPPEHGGAPCPGSTVGYSECGALHCPVDGQLSDWGPWSHCSATCEGLKNRKRTCIPPQHGGAPCTGETNQTAKCGNEHCPGVTCPICNENLECTWNTTCHMSETCLVRNFQGYKFSTHCILKDDCAIMKLLPKTQERIICCDDESCLQTILGTGRLSEWGAWGQCNATCEGFKNRTRTCSPHKTDDVPCIDVTQTAKCGTEHCPVDGDSLAWGDWSPCSVTCGNGTRVRSRACIPPKYGGLNCTEPLFEMNNCSQVPCPGVTCPTCNESVGCNWNSTCPMSEICLVREMPDSNFTTHCIMKDDCALIKSLDKTHGVVHCCADESCLRTILED, encoded by the exons ATGAACTCATTGTACGCCTTTTTCCTCTTTGGACTTTTAGAAACGGGTTTTGTAGCAG caCGTTGGAGTACATGGGATGCTTGGGGCCACTGCAGTGTGACCTGTGGGACAGGAATAAGGTACGCCCATAGAACCTGTTCACATCACGGATCGTGCTCTGGGTCGACCACAAAGACCGGGCATTGTTATCACCACCACTGTCCGCCAG TTAACGGCTACCTAACAGCATGGAGACATTGGGGCTCCTGCTCAGCCACATGTGAAGGAACCAGGAAACGAACTCGCTTATGTCATCCTCCCGAACACGGTGGGGCTCCATGTCCAGGGAGTACTGTCGGATACTCAGAGTGTGGCGCTTTGCACTGTCCAG TTGATGGGCAACTTAGTGATTGGGGACCCTGGAGTCATTGCAGTGCTACCTGTGAAGGTCTGAAGAACAGGAAACGAACGTGTATCCCTCCACAGCATGGTGGTGCTCCGTGTACCGGCGAGACAAACCAAACAGCTAAATGTGGGAATGAACACTGTCCAG GCGTAACTTGTCCTATTTGTAATGAGAATTTGGAATGTACATGGAACACCACGTGCCACATGTCTGAGACCTGTTTGGTTCGAAACTTCCAAGGATACAAATTCTCAACGCACTGCATCCTG AAAGACGATTGTGCTATCATGAAATTGCTGCCAAAAACACAAGAACGAATTATCTGCTGTGATGATGAATCCTGTCTACAAACTATTCTGG GAACTGGGCGCCTTAGTGAATGGGGTGCCTGGGGTCAATGCAATGCAACCTGTGAAGGTTTTAAGAACAGGACTCGAACGTGCAGCCCTCACAAAACCGATGATGTTCCATGTATCGACGTGACACAAACAGCTAAATGTGGGACGGAACACTGTCCAG TGGATGGGGATTCATTGGCTTGGGGGGACTGGTCACCGTGCAGTGTTACCTGTGGGAACGGTACCAGAGTGAGATCCAGGGCCTGTATTCCACCAAAGTACGGTGGTCTCAATTGTACTGAACCGTTGTTTGAGATGAATAACTGTAGTCAAGTTCCATGTCCAG GTGTAACTTGCCCTACTTGTAATGAGAGTGTGGGATGTAATTGGAACTCCACATGCCCCATGTCAGAGATATGTTTGGTCCGAGAAATGCCTGATTCTAATTTCACCACCCATTGCATTATG AAAGATGATTGTGCGCTTATAAAATCGCTGGATAAAACACATGGAGTAGTCCACTGCTGTGCTGATGAATCGTGTCTACGGACTATTCTTGAGGATTAA